The Halosimplex litoreum genome has a window encoding:
- a CDS encoding ATPase, T2SS/T4P/T4SS family, whose translation MNALLSRLRGGGDEDACECRPAFEGDRLVVDASDCPDGGRLASSADCRETVVEALTDRDAETVVTRADGTVRAYEDEAAALLTAAGRFADAAAFHDERLAARARRDPLAAAREATGRAGPVERVATETGLAEGAARAEGYDDVLRPFVGPTVSRSRVAARPPSDARLRDRQALDGGGLVRIYERPTDALATYHLEPVEARFDEATAATLSAAYDRLAGGEVGGAGLTDTEVADAERAPGRAARAVADEDDPVEDIAAVLHKHARGYGVVADLFTDPRVSDVFATAPVAARPLRVRVDGEAMRTNVRLTDEGAAALASRFRRESGRAFSGADPTLDAAVATGDRRVRVAAVTDPVSDGVAFAFRAGDRAAWTLPALVANGTMPADAAALLSVAVERGAASLVAGPRGAGKTTCLSALLWEIPVETRAVVIEDTPELPVDALQSGGRDVQALRSSLDDAGTSPTEALRTALRLGSGALVVGEIRGEEAGTLYEAMRVGANDGAVLGTIHGDGGAAVRERVVADLGVPESSFAATDVLVTLEAAEREDGTQRRVRAIEEVERTGGGRGDAGDERGSGGAETVEFVSLYERDGDGLGSTDRIERGNSRLVAALARPGESYADLRAELSARTEWLDGLATTGRTDPETVERARVERVEA comes from the coding sequence ATGAACGCACTGCTGTCGCGACTCCGCGGGGGCGGCGACGAAGACGCTTGCGAGTGTCGCCCCGCTTTCGAGGGGGACCGACTGGTCGTCGACGCGAGCGACTGCCCCGACGGCGGCCGCCTGGCGTCGTCGGCCGACTGTCGCGAGACGGTCGTCGAAGCGCTCACCGACCGCGACGCCGAGACGGTCGTGACGCGCGCGGACGGAACGGTTCGAGCGTACGAGGACGAGGCGGCGGCGCTGCTGACGGCGGCCGGTCGGTTCGCCGACGCCGCCGCGTTCCACGACGAGCGCCTCGCCGCGAGGGCGCGCCGTGACCCGCTCGCGGCTGCACGGGAAGCGACCGGCCGGGCCGGCCCCGTCGAACGGGTCGCCACCGAGACGGGGCTGGCCGAGGGCGCGGCGCGAGCGGAGGGGTACGACGACGTGCTCCGACCGTTCGTCGGGCCGACGGTCAGCCGTTCCAGAGTGGCTGCGCGGCCGCCGAGCGACGCCCGCCTGCGCGACCGGCAGGCGCTCGACGGCGGCGGACTCGTGCGGATCTACGAGCGACCCACCGACGCGCTGGCGACCTACCACCTCGAACCGGTCGAAGCGCGCTTCGACGAGGCGACGGCAGCGACGCTCTCGGCCGCCTACGACCGACTCGCCGGCGGCGAGGTCGGTGGCGCCGGACTCACGGATACCGAGGTCGCGGACGCCGAGCGGGCACCGGGCCGCGCCGCCCGGGCGGTCGCCGACGAGGACGACCCCGTGGAAGATATCGCGGCCGTCCTGCACAAACACGCCCGCGGATACGGCGTCGTTGCGGATCTCTTCACCGACCCGCGTGTCTCCGACGTGTTCGCCACGGCACCGGTCGCGGCGCGGCCGCTGCGGGTCCGTGTCGACGGCGAGGCGATGCGGACGAACGTCAGACTCACCGACGAGGGCGCCGCGGCGCTGGCCTCTCGGTTCCGTCGCGAAAGCGGGCGGGCCTTCTCCGGGGCCGACCCGACGCTGGACGCCGCCGTCGCGACCGGCGACCGCCGGGTGCGCGTGGCCGCCGTGACCGACCCCGTCAGCGACGGTGTCGCCTTCGCCTTCCGCGCGGGCGACCGTGCGGCCTGGACGCTGCCGGCGCTTGTCGCCAACGGGACGATGCCCGCCGACGCCGCCGCCCTGCTGTCCGTTGCGGTCGAACGGGGCGCTGCCAGCCTCGTCGCCGGCCCGCGCGGCGCCGGGAAGACGACCTGTCTGAGCGCGCTGCTGTGGGAGATCCCCGTCGAGACCCGTGCGGTCGTCATCGAGGACACGCCCGAACTCCCGGTCGACGCGCTCCAGTCGGGCGGCCGCGACGTGCAGGCGCTCCGGAGTTCGCTCGACGACGCCGGGACGAGCCCGACGGAGGCGCTCCGGACGGCGCTCAGACTCGGCAGCGGCGCGCTCGTCGTCGGCGAGATCCGGGGCGAGGAGGCCGGGACGCTCTACGAGGCGATGCGCGTCGGCGCCAACGACGGCGCCGTCCTCGGGACGATCCACGGCGACGGCGGCGCGGCCGTCCGCGAGCGCGTCGTCGCCGACCTAGGGGTCCCCGAGAGCTCGTTCGCCGCGACGGATGTCCTGGTCACGCTCGAAGCCGCCGAGCGCGAGGACGGTACCCAGCGTCGCGTCCGCGCGATCGAGGAGGTCGAACGGACCGGCGGCGGCCGTGGAGACGCCGGCGACGAGCGGGGGTCCGGCGGCGCCGAGACCGTCGAGTTCGTTTCGCTCTACGAGCGCGACGGCGACGGGCTGGGGTCGACCGACCGGATCGAACGGGGCAACAGCCGGCTGGTCGCCGCGCTGGCGCGGCCCGGAGAGAGCTACGCCGATCTCAGAGCGGAACTGTCGGCGCGGACGGAGTGGCTCGACGGCCTCGCCACGACCGGCCGGACAGACCCCGAAACGGTCGAGCGAGCGCGCGTCGAGCGGGTAGAAGCGTGA
- a CDS encoding type II secretion system protein, whose translation MTTDARGADEREPRISRTPADRAGATRESDGRFVAAVEALAIAAPWDPRQDPELARAVEFLGWDLDAETVLRAGDGAGIAAAVAVAVPLALVLGAPSVAVAAGLLVGLGVAAVARYVPRGLATARRTRALGTAPELVSSVVLRMRLAPTTETAAAFAAETGDGRLARSLGAHVRRARGTGRSGLSSFADEWAEWFPALRRALTLVESAGSAEPEERERALDSALDVTLAGTRESMAEFAAGIQGPATALYAFGVLLPLALVALLPTAGTVGLEVPLAAVVVGYDLVLPTALLVASAWLLARRPVAFPPTPVPRSHPEVPDNRWPALVAGAAAGGGAWLVVTRLASSWTALVATPAVGVGVALVVIYRPMTAVRDHVAAVESGLPDALYLVGREVDRGRSVEVASDDAVELLDSAAGEVFADAVRQQRQVRAGVRESFLGEHGALATVPSERARATAELLAVAASEGRPAGPAIVAMADHLDDLQSVERTIRRDLERVTSTLANTAAVFGPLVGGATVTLAEQMSSDGPLTTAVSPAALGLAVGAYVLALAVILTTLATGLERGLDRSLVGYRVGRALCLASTVFVAGLVGTGWLV comes from the coding sequence GTGACGACCGACGCCCGAGGTGCAGACGAGCGGGAACCGCGAATCTCGCGGACACCGGCGGACCGGGCTGGCGCGACCCGGGAGAGCGACGGCCGATTCGTCGCGGCCGTCGAAGCGCTCGCGATCGCAGCACCGTGGGACCCCAGGCAGGACCCGGAACTCGCGCGGGCGGTCGAGTTCCTCGGCTGGGACCTCGACGCGGAGACGGTCCTGCGAGCGGGCGACGGCGCCGGTATCGCCGCGGCGGTCGCGGTCGCCGTACCGCTGGCACTGGTCCTGGGAGCGCCGTCGGTGGCCGTGGCCGCGGGGCTACTGGTCGGACTCGGCGTCGCGGCCGTCGCGCGATACGTCCCCCGCGGGCTGGCGACTGCCCGGCGGACCCGCGCACTCGGGACGGCGCCGGAACTCGTCAGCAGCGTCGTCCTGCGGATGCGACTGGCGCCGACGACCGAGACGGCGGCCGCGTTCGCCGCCGAGACGGGCGACGGACGCCTCGCTCGGAGTCTGGGGGCGCACGTGCGGCGAGCGCGCGGGACCGGTCGTTCGGGGCTGTCGTCGTTCGCCGACGAGTGGGCCGAGTGGTTCCCGGCGCTGCGGCGCGCGCTCACGCTCGTCGAGTCGGCGGGCTCGGCCGAACCGGAGGAGCGCGAGCGGGCGTTAGACAGCGCGCTCGACGTGACGCTAGCGGGGACTCGCGAATCGATGGCCGAGTTCGCGGCCGGGATCCAGGGACCTGCGACCGCACTGTACGCGTTCGGCGTGTTGCTCCCGCTGGCGCTGGTCGCCCTTCTCCCGACTGCCGGTACCGTGGGTCTGGAGGTTCCGTTGGCGGCCGTCGTCGTCGGCTACGACCTGGTCTTGCCCACGGCGCTACTGGTCGCCAGCGCGTGGCTGCTCGCGCGCCGACCCGTCGCGTTCCCACCGACACCGGTCCCCCGATCGCATCCCGAGGTGCCGGACAACCGGTGGCCCGCCCTCGTCGCGGGGGCGGCAGCGGGTGGGGGTGCCTGGCTCGTCGTCACCCGGCTCGCGTCGTCGTGGACGGCGCTCGTGGCGACACCCGCCGTCGGGGTCGGCGTCGCACTGGTCGTCATCTACCGACCGATGACCGCCGTCCGCGACCACGTCGCGGCCGTCGAATCGGGCCTGCCCGACGCGCTGTATCTGGTCGGTCGCGAGGTCGACCGCGGTCGGTCGGTCGAAGTCGCGTCGGACGACGCGGTCGAGCTGCTGGACTCGGCGGCCGGCGAGGTGTTCGCCGACGCCGTCCGCCAGCAGCGACAGGTTCGGGCGGGCGTCCGCGAATCGTTCCTCGGCGAGCACGGGGCGCTCGCGACGGTGCCGAGCGAGCGCGCCCGAGCCACCGCGGAGTTGCTCGCCGTCGCCGCCTCCGAAGGGCGTCCGGCGGGACCGGCCATCGTCGCGATGGCCGACCACCTCGACGACCTGCAGAGCGTCGAGCGAACGATCCGCCGCGACCTGGAACGGGTCACGTCGACGCTCGCGAACACGGCGGCGGTGTTCGGCCCGCTCGTCGGCGGCGCGACCGTCACGCTCGCCGAGCAGATGAGCAGCGACGGCCCGCTGACGACCGCCGTGTCGCCTGCGGCCCTCGGTCTCGCCGTCGGCGCGTACGTGCTGGCGCTCGCCGTGATCCTGACGACGCTCGCGACTGGGCTCGAACGGGGTCTCGACCGTTCGCTGGTCGGCTACCGCGTCGGCCGCGCACTCTGTCTGGCGAGCACCGTCTTCGTCGCCGGCCTCGTCGGGACGGGGTGGCTCGTCTGA
- a CDS encoding DUF7283 family protein, producing MYDTAVESTYVWLGLAIVSVGILGFALRVPTAPPPDAKPVARTIDSVAASPHEATARQPVDARRIRIGAHRVGLRGSGGDAHASLAYGPVIPVAAGDGDRLRRVLRGVPPERVFRSESTFARVLDRAQTREPSWQPAPETLIVRRVSWRDANATLVGA from the coding sequence GTGTACGACACCGCCGTCGAATCGACGTACGTCTGGCTCGGGCTCGCGATCGTGAGCGTCGGGATCCTGGGCTTCGCGCTCCGGGTCCCGACCGCGCCGCCACCCGACGCCAAGCCCGTCGCTCGCACGATCGACAGCGTCGCTGCTAGCCCCCACGAGGCGACGGCTCGGCAGCCGGTCGACGCTCGACGGATCCGGATCGGCGCCCACCGGGTCGGTCTGCGCGGCTCCGGCGGCGACGCCCACGCGTCGCTCGCGTACGGCCCCGTGATACCGGTGGCGGCCGGCGACGGCGATCGGCTCCGACGCGTCCTCCGCGGCGTCCCCCCGGAGCGCGTCTTCCGGAGCGAGTCGACGTTCGCGCGAGTCCTCGATCGGGCGCAGACGCGGGAGCCGTCCTGGCAACCGGCACCGGAGACGCTGATCGTCAGACGAGTGAGCTGGAGGGACGCGAATGCGACGCTCGTCGGGGCGTGA
- a CDS encoding DUF7285 family protein, producing the protein MRRSSGREAQTEPLAAVVAVVVVALALSVYVGALEASLPGPVDRNHAETAADRIERALTVGGVARPDRLATALDRGPDGYRVNATLTVGDRTERVGPTSPEAVDTARRRVSVRIGPGRVEPGRLEVRVWT; encoded by the coding sequence ATGCGACGCTCGTCGGGGCGTGAGGCCCAGACCGAGCCGCTGGCGGCGGTCGTCGCGGTAGTCGTCGTCGCACTCGCACTGTCGGTCTACGTCGGTGCGTTAGAGGCGAGCCTCCCCGGACCGGTCGACCGGAACCACGCCGAGACCGCCGCCGACCGGATCGAGCGCGCACTGACCGTCGGCGGCGTCGCCCGACCCGACCGCCTCGCCACCGCACTCGACCGCGGTCCCGACGGCTACCGGGTCAACGCCACGCTCACCGTCGGAGACCGGACCGAACGGGTTGGCCCGACCTCCCCCGAGGCGGTGGACACCGCGCGTCGACGGGTGAGCGTCCGCATCGGTCCGGGTCGCGTCGAACCGGGTCGACTGGAGGTGCGCGTGTGGACGTGA
- a CDS encoding DUF7284 family protein, which produces MDVRASSTAFDTVLFVLLVGIAVGTLAGVGDRRAPDGNRVAEETGDLLATTTAEVTYTRSARVPSSALLDGDDTVTVTVTRAASGTRAELLAAAAVADPSLGGASLTGTGENLRAGSRSATRRVLHTREANAQVAVTWRPYPNATLRSSFTVGDAPPRDADVSVATVAAASGMANVSAAARRAARTNGFGGVANVLADVVVADLFPPSETRDALYSEGPDRALVAHRYRRAATVLGVDTPAPFTPETVARANRRLSESLAERLARDLNRRYDSPTEAASAVRAHRVRVVVRTWSE; this is translated from the coding sequence GTGGACGTGAGAGCGTCGAGCACGGCGTTCGACACCGTGCTCTTCGTCCTGCTGGTCGGGATCGCCGTCGGGACGCTCGCGGGTGTCGGCGACCGCCGCGCGCCCGACGGGAACCGCGTCGCCGAGGAGACTGGAGACCTGCTGGCGACGACCACGGCCGAGGTGACCTACACCCGCTCGGCGCGAGTCCCCTCGTCGGCGCTGCTCGACGGCGACGACACCGTAACGGTCACCGTCACTCGGGCGGCGAGCGGTACGCGGGCGGAGTTGCTCGCGGCGGCCGCGGTGGCCGACCCGTCGCTCGGCGGCGCCTCGCTCACCGGGACCGGCGAGAACCTGCGAGCGGGAAGCCGGAGCGCGACCCGACGCGTCCTGCACACGCGGGAAGCGAACGCACAGGTCGCAGTGACCTGGCGCCCGTATCCGAACGCGACGCTGCGCTCGTCGTTCACCGTCGGCGACGCGCCGCCCCGTGACGCGGACGTATCGGTCGCCACCGTCGCGGCAGCGAGTGGGATGGCGAACGTCTCGGCCGCAGCGAGACGGGCAGCGCGGACGAACGGCTTCGGTGGCGTCGCGAACGTGTTGGCCGACGTCGTCGTCGCGGACCTGTTCCCGCCGAGCGAGACCCGGGACGCCCTCTACAGCGAGGGGCCCGACCGAGCACTGGTCGCCCACCGCTACCGGCGTGCGGCGACCGTGCTGGGCGTCGATACGCCAGCACCGTTCACACCCGAGACGGTGGCGCGGGCGAACCGCCGGCTGTCCGAATCACTCGCCGAGCGGCTCGCGAGGGACCTGAACCGACGGTACGACTCACCGACGGAAGCCGCGTCGGCGGTGCGAGCGCATCGAGTCCGGGTCGTCGTCAGGACGTGGTCGGAGTGA
- a CDS encoding DUF7286 family protein, which translates to MSRNGFELGTRGRVPFALVGVLLVLSSALFASAVDRPQPTPEPAVDLAVERTTADARAAVRTAVAEAGVAAASDPVLTPASNRWGALLDSDTAFRDVLKLRIYLAAQERLRTVVRTHRGVRANASLAPARTPEALRAAMDRVNVERAGPERTKLRVDLSNVTVEAAREGRTVGTEDVSFSVVVPTPVLAVHERVETFQERLERGVSKPGLGQRLTARLYAVAWARGYAQYGGAPIENVVANRHVELTTNGGILDEQRSVFGASDPDGRDALETAVARVGLQEVLATHGPSKDSTATLLRQGIRAAGGPSESAGVPRLTSGGTDAPPPNETVTVSVGRSADRAFRAFVRDGAINGTIDAVYGAEIRTLAATERVTGGTPDRPGPPAGDDWQFRVETTDTDVVDVSNATGGPTVSDPSGYHRLETYSRTVRLRHERRAIWHHNGSLDATTRTTTETKRVRVAVVGRHAPTPHAPDHPIPSVHERGGRFGGPNLADVPPKVREAGEFAGGSDALAGRAARGTLSETSTRIDGEWPGELPQWIYRDLIELRRSVRGASVSVARGRMGTYEATPAAKLVRQLRERRSELVDAPATYDSVAAKARAAVRGRYLASVIDRVERRAEQRSDRESAFESAIGAVGGPSLSRLRSSYDARRADERDAGPGGGEGPPLEYSVDGAPPYLTLAKVTPGQVTAVDNETHPLTARNVNYFSIPYADATDVALSALLPGETSRQRRLSTAARALRAANRTLEYRPNATVRERRDRLLTELNDTVEEVEADLADELETAGVGNASTDHEALVEAGLGRWSALDARALAMANGSVVDPIVAAAVRRTAGEWTTRRRDWVRLQLRTGLYDALESKRGKVSGPAVTTLTAGVKDAVGEAVRSKVSAVAAERLNESVTEIPAGLPVAPPFTNWWVTTNVWSVTVRGQYARFAVEVPRRTPAVGDASLQYVRDGGNATLDLDGDGREEVLGRSSKVTFTSRTAVAVVVPPGGTGVGDVDGNSIEQSKGWPKPGPNPRERPWTGETYPLSINGSEADGGSG; encoded by the coding sequence GTGAGCCGGAACGGATTCGAACTCGGCACGCGCGGCCGCGTCCCGTTCGCGCTCGTCGGCGTCCTGCTGGTGCTATCGAGCGCGCTGTTCGCCAGCGCGGTCGACCGCCCGCAGCCGACGCCAGAGCCGGCGGTCGATCTGGCCGTCGAACGGACGACTGCCGACGCGCGCGCCGCCGTTCGGACGGCGGTCGCCGAGGCGGGCGTCGCCGCGGCCAGCGACCCCGTCCTGACACCAGCGAGCAACCGGTGGGGGGCGCTGCTCGACTCCGACACGGCGTTCAGAGACGTGCTAAAACTCCGGATCTACCTCGCCGCGCAGGAGCGGCTGCGGACTGTCGTGCGTACCCATCGCGGGGTGCGGGCGAACGCGTCGCTGGCACCGGCGCGGACGCCCGAAGCGCTTCGAGCGGCGATGGACCGGGTGAACGTCGAGCGAGCGGGTCCCGAGCGGACGAAGCTCCGAGTCGACCTCTCGAACGTCACCGTCGAGGCGGCCCGCGAGGGACGGACTGTCGGCACCGAGGACGTCTCGTTCTCGGTGGTCGTCCCGACACCGGTGCTGGCGGTCCACGAGCGCGTCGAAACGTTCCAGGAGCGGCTCGAACGCGGCGTCTCGAAGCCGGGGCTCGGTCAGCGGCTGACCGCCCGGCTCTACGCGGTGGCCTGGGCGCGCGGCTACGCCCAGTACGGGGGCGCGCCGATCGAGAACGTAGTCGCGAACCGCCACGTCGAGCTGACGACGAACGGGGGGATACTCGACGAGCAGCGGTCGGTCTTCGGCGCGAGCGACCCGGACGGTCGCGACGCGCTCGAAACTGCGGTCGCCCGCGTCGGTCTCCAGGAGGTGCTCGCGACCCACGGTCCCAGCAAGGACTCGACGGCGACGCTCCTCCGTCAGGGTATCCGGGCCGCCGGTGGACCCTCCGAGAGCGCGGGCGTTCCGCGGCTCACCTCGGGAGGGACCGACGCGCCGCCGCCGAACGAGACGGTGACCGTCTCCGTCGGACGCTCTGCGGATAGAGCGTTCCGAGCGTTCGTTCGAGACGGAGCGATCAACGGGACGATCGACGCGGTGTACGGCGCCGAGATCCGGACGCTCGCGGCGACCGAGCGGGTCACCGGCGGGACGCCCGACCGGCCGGGTCCGCCCGCGGGCGACGACTGGCAGTTCCGCGTCGAGACGACCGACACCGACGTGGTCGACGTGTCGAACGCGACGGGCGGGCCGACCGTCTCGGACCCGTCTGGGTATCACCGGCTGGAGACGTACTCCCGGACCGTCCGGTTGCGACACGAGCGGCGGGCGATCTGGCACCACAACGGGTCGCTCGACGCGACGACGCGGACGACCACGGAGACGAAGCGTGTTCGGGTCGCCGTCGTCGGTCGTCACGCACCGACGCCGCACGCTCCGGACCATCCCATCCCGTCCGTCCACGAGCGAGGCGGCCGGTTCGGCGGGCCGAACCTCGCCGACGTGCCACCGAAAGTCCGGGAGGCGGGCGAGTTCGCGGGCGGCTCGGACGCGCTTGCTGGACGCGCGGCGCGTGGGACGCTCTCGGAGACATCGACGCGGATCGACGGCGAGTGGCCCGGGGAGCTGCCGCAGTGGATCTACCGGGACCTGATCGAGTTACGCCGGTCCGTCCGCGGGGCGTCGGTCTCGGTCGCCCGCGGCCGGATGGGGACGTACGAGGCGACGCCGGCCGCGAAACTGGTCAGACAGCTACGCGAACGGCGAAGCGAACTCGTCGACGCGCCAGCGACCTACGACAGCGTCGCCGCGAAGGCCCGTGCGGCCGTTCGCGGCCGCTACCTCGCGTCCGTGATCGACCGAGTGGAACGCCGGGCGGAGCAGCGGTCGGACCGGGAGAGTGCGTTCGAGAGCGCGATCGGGGCCGTCGGCGGCCCGTCGCTGTCGCGGCTGCGGTCGAGTTACGACGCGCGGCGGGCCGACGAACGCGACGCCGGACCAGGTGGGGGTGAGGGGCCGCCCCTCGAATACTCCGTCGACGGCGCGCCGCCGTATCTGACGCTCGCGAAGGTGACGCCGGGGCAGGTGACAGCCGTCGATAACGAAACGCACCCGCTGACCGCCCGGAACGTGAACTACTTCAGTATCCCCTACGCCGACGCGACGGACGTGGCGCTGAGCGCGCTCCTGCCCGGTGAGACGAGCCGGCAGCGGCGTCTCTCGACGGCCGCGCGGGCGCTCCGGGCGGCCAACCGGACGCTCGAGTACCGACCGAACGCCACCGTCAGGGAACGCCGCGACCGCTTGCTGACGGAACTGAACGACACCGTCGAGGAGGTCGAGGCGGACCTTGCAGACGAACTGGAAACGGCGGGCGTCGGCAACGCTTCGACCGACCACGAGGCCCTCGTCGAGGCGGGGCTCGGCCGGTGGTCGGCGCTCGACGCGCGGGCGCTCGCGATGGCGAACGGGTCGGTCGTCGACCCGATCGTCGCCGCCGCGGTCCGTCGGACTGCCGGCGAGTGGACGACGCGGCGGCGCGACTGGGTGCGGCTGCAGTTGCGGACGGGGCTATACGACGCCCTGGAGTCGAAGCGCGGGAAGGTCTCGGGGCCGGCGGTGACGACCCTCACTGCCGGGGTGAAGGACGCGGTCGGGGAGGCAGTCAGATCGAAGGTCTCGGCCGTGGCGGCCGAGCGGCTCAACGAGTCGGTGACCGAGATCCCGGCCGGGCTGCCGGTAGCGCCACCCTTCACGAACTGGTGGGTGACGACGAACGTCTGGTCGGTGACTGTTCGGGGCCAGTACGCCCGCTTTGCCGTCGAGGTGCCGCGCCGGACGCCCGCCGTGGGCGACGCGTCGCTGCAGTACGTCCGCGACGGCGGGAACGCGACGCTGGATCTGGACGGCGACGGGAGAGAAGAAGTGCTCGGTCGGTCGTCGAAGGTGACGTTCACGTCGCGGACGGCGGTGGCGGTGGTCGTCCCGCCCGGTGGCACCGGCGTCGGCGACGTCGACGGCAACTCGATCGAGCAGTCGAAGGGATGGCCCAAGCCCGGGCCGAACCCGCGCGAGCGGCCGTGGACCGGCGAGACGTATCCGCTCTCGATAAACGGGTCCGAGGCCGACGGGGGGAGCGGGTAG
- a CDS encoding DUF5791 family protein translates to MLRGEFESAGEQSPEEVRQAYGEVLAETVESVGVDTVVTRSGVDREVVGSIAAGDQPELTLEAAASVLAADPDRPDGETIELEALDILLMGMTTAVVDVDAVAAGLDDEMDPKEIQQKVEGRYPITLAEYAAIHQFLETR, encoded by the coding sequence ATGCTCAGAGGCGAGTTCGAGTCGGCGGGCGAGCAGTCGCCCGAGGAGGTACGGCAAGCGTACGGCGAAGTACTGGCCGAGACGGTCGAGTCGGTGGGAGTCGACACGGTCGTCACGCGGTCGGGCGTCGACCGGGAGGTCGTCGGGTCGATCGCCGCCGGTGACCAGCCAGAACTGACGCTCGAGGCGGCCGCGTCGGTGCTGGCCGCCGACCCCGACCGTCCGGACGGCGAGACGATCGAGCTGGAGGCGCTGGACATCCTCCTGATGGGGATGACCACGGCGGTCGTCGACGTCGACGCCGTCGCTGCCGGGCTGGACGACGAGATGGACCCCAAGGAGATCCAACAGAAGGTGGAGGGACGGTATCCGATCACGCTCGCGGAGTACGCGGCGATCCACCAGTTCCTCGAAACCCGATAA
- a CDS encoding SDR family oxidoreductase, with protein MRVAILGCGYVGIELGRQLTNAGHDAVGVRRSDSGVEAIESAGFAGVRADVTDEEALTAVPDAEAVVFAASSGGRGAEAAREVYVEGLQTAVDHFCDREDAPDRFVYTSSTGVYGDHDGEWVDEGTPIEPTTAKTEVLAEAERIAVERPAEYGVDGTVARYAGLYGPDRYRLERYVEGPVTEGYLNMVHRDDAAGAVGYLLESDLARGEAVNVVDDEPVAKWEFADWLAEQCCEPEPPKRTIEARLAAEDLSETVERRLRTSKRVSNQRLRGLEYEFAFPTYREGYRAAVDGYLAADDGTT; from the coding sequence ATGCGCGTCGCTATCCTCGGTTGTGGCTACGTCGGGATCGAACTGGGTCGACAGCTGACGAACGCGGGCCACGACGCCGTCGGCGTCCGCCGCTCGGACTCGGGCGTCGAGGCGATCGAGTCGGCCGGGTTCGCGGGTGTGCGAGCGGACGTGACCGACGAGGAGGCGCTGACAGCGGTGCCCGACGCCGAGGCCGTCGTCTTCGCGGCGAGTAGCGGCGGTCGCGGCGCCGAGGCCGCCCGCGAGGTGTACGTCGAGGGGCTGCAGACCGCCGTCGACCACTTCTGTGACCGCGAGGACGCGCCCGACCGGTTCGTGTACACGTCGAGCACCGGCGTATACGGCGACCACGACGGCGAGTGGGTCGACGAGGGGACGCCGATCGAACCGACGACGGCAAAGACCGAGGTACTGGCCGAAGCCGAGCGGATCGCCGTCGAGCGGCCCGCAGAGTACGGTGTCGACGGGACGGTCGCTCGGTACGCTGGACTGTACGGCCCGGACCGCTATCGACTGGAACGGTACGTCGAGGGACCGGTGACCGAGGGGTACCTGAACATGGTCCACCGCGACGACGCCGCCGGCGCGGTGGGCTACCTCCTCGAATCGGACCTGGCCCGCGGCGAGGCAGTCAACGTCGTCGACGACGAACCCGTCGCCAAGTGGGAGTTCGCGGACTGGCTGGCCGAGCAGTGTTGCGAGCCCGAGCCGCCCAAGCGAACGATCGAGGCTCGCCTCGCCGCCGAGGACCTCTCGGAGACCGTCGAGCGGCGACTGCGGACGAGCAAGCGCGTCTCGAACCAGCGGCTGCGCGGACTGGAGTACGAGTTCGCGTTCCCGACCTACCGGGAGGGGTATCGAGCGGCTGTCGACGGCTATCTCGCGGCCGACGACGGGACGACCTGA